The DNA region CCACTGGTTCGCCGTTGATCCCCACACCGGCGCTACGGCCCAAAAAACGCTGGACGGGGCGAGATCATGACCGCCTCGACGCCCTCGCGCACCGAGCTTGACCTGACCTGCACCCCGCAGGTCGAGTCGCACGCCATCGACACCGGGGTCGCCGGCGCCGTAGCGACCACCCTCAAGGCCCTCGCGGAGCCGTTGCGTCTGCGGATGCTCTCGTTCATCGCCACCGCCCCGGCCGGGGAAGCGTGCGTGTGTGATCTCGCCGCGCTGACGGACGTGTCGCAGCCGACGGTCTCCCACCACCTCAAGGTCTTGCGTGACGTCGGGGTGCTGACGTCACAGCGGCGCGGGACCTGGGTCTGGTACCGCATCGCCCCTGGATTCAAGGGCGCGGTGTCCACTCTGCTCGAGTCGTTCGCACCCGCGTCCCTGGCGTCCGTGCCCGAATCCCATCACATGGTGGGTCTCACGGACGCCGACGCGTCCCTGGACCGCCTGTCCGAAAGCCTCGCACTGCGCTTCCCTGACGTGCGCATGGACGTCGTGCGTCGGATCGTGCGAGAGTCATACACCGCGCTCGCACGGTCGGCGACGGTTTCCGTGCACCTGCTGACCCTGACCGAACGGTTCGCGCGTCAGCGCCTCGCCGACACGACGCGCCCTGTCGACGCCAAGCCGCAGGTGCTCTTCGTGTGCGTCGCGAACGCCGGTCGATCCCAACTCGCCGCCGCGCTTGTCCGCCACTACGCGGGCGAGCGGGTCGTCGTCCGCTCCGCGGGCTCGACGCCGGCCGCCGACGTTCACCCGGGTGTGCGACCTGTCCTGGCCGAGCTTGGAGCCGGCGACGACGTGTTCCCCAAGCCCCTGACCGACGATGCCGTCCGCGCCGCCGACGTCGTGATCACCATGGGCTGCGGCGACGTGTGCCCTGTCCTTCCCGGCATCAGGTACGAGGACTGGCTCGTGGGAGATCCCGCCTTGGCTTCCGCGGCCGGTGTCGCCGCGATCCGCGACGAGCTCGACGCCCGCGTGCGTGCGCTTCTCGCCGGGCTGCTGCCCGACCTTGATTTGCACGTCCTTGATGTGACCAGCCCCGACCTGCCCGCCTGACTTACCCGCCTGAAACACCGGAAACCCCAGGAGAGAGAATGACCGACAACCCCACTGCCAAGCCGTCTGTCCTATTCGTGTGCGTCCATAACGCGGGCCGCTCCCAGATGGCGGCGGGCTTCCTGCGCGTTCTCTCGGGTGGCGCGGTGGAGGTGCGTTCGGCCGGTTCGATGCCCGCCGACCAGATCAATCCGACCGCGGTCGAGGCGATGCTCGAGTTCGGCATCGACATCCGAGCCGAGCAGCCCAAGGTCCTCACGACCGAGGCGGTCAAGGCATCGGACGTCGTCATCACCATGGGCTGTGGCGACACGTGCCCGATCTTCCCTGGCAAGCGGTACGAGGATTGGGTCCTCGAAGATCCGGCGGGACAGGGGATCGTCTCGGTGCGCCCCATCCGCGACGAGATCCGCGGCCGCATCCTGACGCTGCTTAGCGAGCTCGGCATCGCGCCCGTAGACGCAGCGAGCGCCTGACTGGGGCGCTCCTGTACGCACCGGGGCGCGGCAATACTTGCTACGCGGCGGCTTTTGCTTCGGGACGGGGCTTTCTACTCGAATCTCGCCGACGGCACCGCGACGAGGTCCTCTGCGGGTCCGAAGATGCGGAACGCCAGTCCCACAATAGCGGCCCCGACGATCGGGGCGAGCCACCATGCCCACAACTGGGTCAGTGCCCAGTTGTCAGCAAAGATTGCCGTGGCCGTGGCGCGCGCGGGGTTGAGGGCGGCATTCGTGAAGGGAAGCGTGAAGCTGACCAGCGCCGCGACGGCGAGGCCGATCGCGAACGGTGCGATGGCGGGAGACGCCTTCTTGGCCGTGGCGCTCAGGACCACGAGCGCCCACAGACCGGTTGCCAGCATCTCGACGATGAGCGCGACGAAGACACCCCAGTTGAGGCCCGCGGTCGCGAATGGTGCGTGATCACCGAATCCGTTCGACACGGAGCTCATGAGCCCCATGGCCTGTGCCTTGTCGACCACGTCGAGCGATCCGAGGCCGAGCCTCAAGAACAGGCCCGCGAGGATGCCACCGACCACCTGGGCAAGGACGTAGGGCACGACGTCGAGGCCGGACAGGCGGCCCGCGATCCACGATCCCACGGTCACCGCAGGGTTGACGTGGGCGCCCGAGATGTGGCCAAAGGCGATGATCGCGATCATCGCGCCGAGGCCAAAACCGAGGCCAACCACGATCGGGGGGTTGCCGGTGACCTTGAGGAGCAGCGCGGTTCCGGCGCCAAGAAGCACCATGATGAACGTACCGGCGGCCTCTGCACCCACACGCGCGAGCAGGCTGGGGCCCGAGGGTTCGGTCACGACGGTTCGTGTTTCGAGGTCGGCCTCGAGTTCGACGGTCTCGGTTTCGATGGGTGCGTCTGCCATGTCTCTCCTCCTATTGACGCGCAACAGTGCGCTCGAGGAAATCGTGGCACGGAATCGTTGCGCGCGGGCGGGAACCGCCGGGCGTCTCGCGTGGACTAACCTTGACTCGTCCCCCACGCCGCGTTGTTGAGGAGAGCCGCCGCATGGCGAAGATCAAGGTAGAAGGCAAAGTTGTCGAGCTCGATGGCGACGAAATGACGAGAATCATCTGGCATTTCATCAAGGAGCGCCTGATTCACCCCTACCTCGATGTGGACATCGAGTATTACGACCTCTCGATCGAGTCGCGGGATGCGACCAACGACCAGATCACGATCGATGCGTCGAACGCCATCAAGAAGCACGGCGTGGGCGTCAAGTGCGCCACGATCACGCCCGACGAGGCGCGCGTCGAGGAGTTCGGACTCAAGCAGATGTGGAAGTCGCCCAACGGCACGATCCGCAACATTCTGGGTGGCGTGGTCTTCCGCGAACCCATCATCATCTCGAACATTCCCCGGCTGGTGCCCGGCTGGACCAAGCCAATCGTCATCGGCCGCCACGCCTTCGGCGACCAGTACAGGGCCACCGACTACAAGGCGGCGGGCGCGGGCACCGTGAAGCTTTCCTTCACGCCGGCCGATGGTTCGGACCCCGTGGAGTTCGAGGTCATCAAGATGCCCAAGGGCGGTGGCGTCATGATGGCCATGTACAACTTCAATGACTCGATCGCCGACTTCGCACGCGCCTCGTTAGCGTACGGCCTGCAGCGCAACTACCCGGTCTACCTGTCGACCAAGAACACGATCCTCAAGGCGTACGACGGCGCGTTCAAGGACATCTTCCAGGAGGTGTTCGACGCCGAGTACAAGGAGCAGTTCGACGCCGCTGGCATCACGTACGAGCACCGCCTCATCGACGACATGGTCGCCTCGGCCATGAAGTGGGAGGGTGGCTACGTCTGGGCCTGCAAGAACTACGACGGCGACGTCCAGTCCGACACGGTCGCCCAGGGCTTCGGCTCCTTGGGCCTCATGACGAGCGTGCTGATGAGCCCCGACGGCAAGACGGTCGAGGCGGAGGCCGCGCACGGCACCGTGACGCGCCACTACCGCCAGCACCAGCAGGGCAAGCCCACGTCGACCAACCCGATCGCGTCGATCTTCGCGTGGACGGGCGGACTCAAGCACCGCGGCAAGCTCGACGGCACCCCCGAGGTCACCGGCTTCGCCGAGACCCTCGAGGACGTCGTCATCAAGACCGTCGAGTCCGGCAAGATGACCAAGGACTTGGCCGCTCTGGTCGGCCCAGACCAGGCATGGCTCACCACCGAGGCGTTCCTTGAGGCGCTCGACGAGAACCTGGCAGCACGACTCGCTTAACCCACCACCCACCTCGTCCCTGGCACTGTTGCCAGAAGGAAGGCACGGACTATGACCGTCCCCGTCAATGTCACCGTCACCGGAGCCGCAGGACAGATCGGCTACGCGCTGCTCTTTCGCGTCGCGTCGGGCCAACTGCTCGGGCCCGACGTGCCCGTCCGCTTGCGACTGCTCGAGGTGCCCCAAGCGGTCAAGGCCGCCGAGGGCACCGCCATGGAGCTCGAGGACTGCGCGTTCCCGCTGCTCGCTGGCATCGACATCTTCGACGATCCAACCGCAGCCTTTGACGGCGTCAACGTGGGCCTGCTTGTGGGCGCGCGACCACGCGGTCCGGGCATGGAGCGTAGCGACCTACTCGCCGCGAACGGCGGGATCTTCGGCCCGCAAGGCAAGGCCATCAACGCCGGCGCCGCCGACGATGTGCGCATCCTCGTGGTCGGCAACCCCGCCAACACGAACGCGCTCATCGCGTCCGCGCACGCGCCCGACGTCCCCGCCGATCGCTTCAACGCGATGATGCGCCTCGACCACAACCGCGCCCTGGCGCAGTTGGCGCTCAAGGCCGGCGTGCCCGTGCGCGACGTGGCCAACGTCATCATCTGGGGCAACCACTCGGCCAAGCAATACCCGGATATCGCTCACGCGGTGGTCGATGGCAAGAGCGCGGTCGACATCGTGAACGACGACGCCTGGGTGCGCGACACCTTCGTGCCCACCGTTGCCAAGCGCGGTGCCGCGGTGATCGAGGCACGCGGTCTGTCGTCGGCGGCATCGGCTGCCAATGCAGCGATGGCGCACGTCAATGACTGGGTCAACGGCACGCCGGAGGGTGTGTGGACCTCGGTCGCGATGCCCTCCGACGGGTCGTACGGCGTGCCCGAGGGTCTCGTCTGTGGCTTCCCGGCGAGGGCCAAGAACGGCGCGTGGGAGATTGTCCAGGGACTGGAAATCGATGCGTATGCGCGCGAGAAGATCGACGTCTCGGTGGCCGAGCTCATCGAGGAGCGCGACGCGGTCACGGAGCTCGGACTGCTCTAGGTCGCGTGCACGTCGCCGGTGAACGGTCGACGGTCGATGGGGGCCTGGAACCTGACGAGATAGCCGTCGGGGTCTGCGACGAGGAATTGCTGGACACCTGCTTCCTCGACGTCGCTCACTCGATACCACTTCGTTTCGGGCGCCATGAAGAGCGGGTAGCCGGCTTCTCGAAGCGACACGATGATCGGCTCGAGATTTGGAACCGTGACCTGCAGGTTGATCCCGCGTCCAAACGGCCGCTCGAGGGGTGCGGTGATCCAGTCTCGCCCCACGCCGCGCTGGTCCAGCATGACGTGCGCGGTGCCGCGCGAGATGTAGGCGAAGCCCTCGTGTGCTCGCTGATAGTTGATGCGGAAGCCGCACAGGCCGCACCAGAACTCGATGCTCTTCGCCGTGTCCGTGACGAGGAGCTCGGGGACGAGCGCGGGGTCTTCTGCGGCGTGGATCACCCGTTCATCCTGTCAGACGCCCCACAGGGCGTTGCCACACGGGGGAGTGTTGGGCTGTTGCCGCTGTGGAGGGCCTTCGACCACGGGGCGATCGTTGCGGCCACGACCGTACCGGCTGCGGTCCTTGGCCTGACTTAGTCGCTAAGTCCATACCCCATGGGGAACAGGTAGTCCTGGCCCGCCGGTGCTGTGGGCACTTGGGTGATGTCCTTTGGCCAATTGTCGGGCAGCTTTCCGGTGAACGGAACGTCGCCAAACAGGGTGTCGGCGATGCCTTCTCCGGCCGTGCCGGGAAGCCAGGCCGCGACGACTGCATCCACGCCCGGGAGCGCGTCCGTAATAATCACGGGCCTGCCAGACACGACGACGAGCACGATGCTCCCGCACCGGTCCTTCAATCCGTCCAGGACGCTGAGTCCCGGCAGGGCGAGGTCGGTGGAGTCGCCCTTGCCCTCGGCGTAGGGAGTCTCACCGACGGCGGCAACGCACACGTCGACCTTCCCCGACGTCGGGAGGCCTGCAGTGACGGTGACGTTCGCTCCTGCGCGCTTCTTGAGGCCGTCCAAGATGGTCGTTCCAGGGATGACGGTGCCGGCGCTGCCCTGCCACGACTGGGTCCAGCCGCCCGCCTGCATTCCCATGTCGTCCGCGGCGTTGCCGACGACGGCGATGGTGTGGGTCGTTGCGGGGATGGGCAGCGCTCCGTCGTTCTTGAGCAGCACCTGAGACTCTTGCACCGCAGTACGTGCGATCGAGCGGTTATCTGCGCTCCCCACGAGGCTTGCGGCGGCAGGGTCAGGATACGGATTCGCAAACACGTCCATCTCGAACTTGACCGTCAGGATGCGGCTCACTGCTTGGTCGATCCGCTGCTGTGAGATTGTGCCGCCGGCCACGGCCTTGGCGAGCGAACTGAGGAACTTCGCCCCGTCATAGGGGGTCATCACCATGTCGACGCCCGCGTTGATGCACTGCACGATCGCATCGTCGTAGTTTGACGGATTGATCTGGTCGCACCCCGCCCAGTCGGACACGACAAAGCCCGTGAAGCCGAGTTTTCCGCGCAGCGTATCGGTGAGCAGGGCCGCGTCGCCGTGAACCTTCTGGCCTCCCCAGGACGAGTAGGTGGCCATCACCGACTGGGCCCCGGCTTCGAGCGCCGCCTTATATGGCGGAAGGAGGGTGTCGCTCAGCAGCGTCGCGTCGGCTGGGGTGTTGCCCTGATCGAGGAGGTATGGCGTGTCAATCACCTGAGTCGATGAACCGTAGACCGTCGAGCCATCCCCGATGAAGTGCTTGGCGGTCGCGAGGACGGCCGATGGATCGCTGAGGCTGGCTGATTGCAGGCCCCGAATGTAGGCAGCGCCCAGATTGGCGACGATCGTCGGGTTCTGCGAATAGGCCTCGTAGGTGCGGCCCCAGCGGATGTCGCTCGGCACGGCGAGCACGGGGGCGAAGTCCCAGCGGATGCCCGCGGCCGACATTTCCTGCGCGGTCGCCTTTCCGATCCGCGTCATGAGTGAGGCGTCGTTCGCGGCGCCCAGCCCAATCTGCTGCGGGAACACGGTCGCGCCGTACATTCCGCCGAAGCCGTGGACGGCGTCGACGCCGTACAGGATGGGGATTCCGAGACGGGTGTCGTCGACCGCTTCATGCTGGTTCTCGACCACGGTGGACTTCCACGCGTCGACGTCGCCCTTTCCGCCGACGCTTCCGCCGCCGTGGAGGACACTGCCGAGTCCGAGGCTCGCGACGTCTCCCGTTTTGAGCGAGTTCTCCTCGACCTGGGTCATCTGGCCGAACTTCTCCGCCTGTGTCATCTGGCCGAGCAGGATGTCGACGCGCGTGGCGATCGGCAGCGACTGGTCAAGGTAGCCACGATCGATGCCGTCCGACGCCGTCGGGCTGATCGTGGTGCGCGTGGTCGAGGAATCGGTGCATCCGGCGAGGAGTAGGGCACCGGTCAGGGCCAGGGCAACGATGGCGGAGCGCTTCATGCGTCGAGAATATCCCCGCCGAAAGGCCCTACTTGAAAACGATGGTCCTGTGACCGTCGAGAAGCACCCTGTGCTCGGCATGCCAGCGCACCGCCTTCGCGAGCGCCCTGCGCTCGACGTCGGCACCCATCGCGGTGAGCGACTCCGGGGTGTGGGTGTGGTCAACGCGCTCGACGTCCTGCTCGATGATCGGGCCCTCGTCGAGGTCCGCCGTGACGTAGTGCGCCGTGGCGCCGATGAGCTTGACGCCACGGTCGTGGGCCTGGAAGTAGGGCCGCGCGCCCTTGAAGCTGGGCAGGAACGAGTGGTGAATGTTGATGGCCTTGCCGCGCAGGGCCGCCGACAGTTCGGGCGACAGTATCTGCATGTAGCGGGCGAGGACCACGAGTTCGACGTCCATCCGTTCGACCAGGGCCAAGAGCTCGGCTTCCGCGTCCGCTTTGGTCTCGGCCGTCACGGGGATGTGGACGAAGGGCTTCTCGTAGAACTCGGCGTGGTTCTTGAGTGTCGCGTGGTTGCCGACGACGGCCACGATGTCGACGGGAAGCGTGCCTGCGCGCTCGCGGAACAGGAGGTCGTTGACGCAGTGTGCGGCCTTGGAGACCATGACGATGGTGCGCATGCGGCGTCCGGCGACATCGAGACGCCACGTCATCGAGAAGCGCTCGCCCAAGACGCCGATCGCCGACTCGAGGTTCTCACGTGAAGCGGCGCACGCGACCTCGACGCGCATGAAGAAGAGCCCCGTGTCGGGGTCCCCAAACTGTTGAGATTCGGTGATGTTTCCCCCGTGCTCGGCGAGCACTCCCGTCACCGCGTGAACGATTCCCGCGCGATCGGGGCAGGACAGGGACAACACCCAGGCGGTCGATTCGTTGGACACGGGGACAACGCTAGTCGTGTTAGGGCC from Demequina lutea includes:
- a CDS encoding metalloregulator ArsR/SmtB family transcription factor; this encodes MTASTPSRTELDLTCTPQVESHAIDTGVAGAVATTLKALAEPLRLRMLSFIATAPAGEACVCDLAALTDVSQPTVSHHLKVLRDVGVLTSQRRGTWVWYRIAPGFKGAVSTLLESFAPASLASVPESHHMVGLTDADASLDRLSESLALRFPDVRMDVVRRIVRESYTALARSATVSVHLLTLTERFARQRLADTTRPVDAKPQVLFVCVANAGRSQLAAALVRHYAGERVVVRSAGSTPAADVHPGVRPVLAELGAGDDVFPKPLTDDAVRAADVVITMGCGDVCPVLPGIRYEDWLVGDPALASAAGVAAIRDELDARVRALLAGLLPDLDLHVLDVTSPDLPA
- a CDS encoding arsenate reductase ArsC; protein product: MTDNPTAKPSVLFVCVHNAGRSQMAAGFLRVLSGGAVEVRSAGSMPADQINPTAVEAMLEFGIDIRAEQPKVLTTEAVKASDVVITMGCGDTCPIFPGKRYEDWVLEDPAGQGIVSVRPIRDEIRGRILTLLSELGIAPVDAASA
- a CDS encoding aquaporin, which produces MADAPIETETVELEADLETRTVVTEPSGPSLLARVGAEAAGTFIMVLLGAGTALLLKVTGNPPIVVGLGFGLGAMIAIIAFGHISGAHVNPAVTVGSWIAGRLSGLDVVPYVLAQVVGGILAGLFLRLGLGSLDVVDKAQAMGLMSSVSNGFGDHAPFATAGLNWGVFVALIVEMLATGLWALVVLSATAKKASPAIAPFAIGLAVAALVSFTLPFTNAALNPARATATAIFADNWALTQLWAWWLAPIVGAAIVGLAFRIFGPAEDLVAVPSARFE
- a CDS encoding NADP-dependent isocitrate dehydrogenase, with protein sequence MAKIKVEGKVVELDGDEMTRIIWHFIKERLIHPYLDVDIEYYDLSIESRDATNDQITIDASNAIKKHGVGVKCATITPDEARVEEFGLKQMWKSPNGTIRNILGGVVFREPIIISNIPRLVPGWTKPIVIGRHAFGDQYRATDYKAAGAGTVKLSFTPADGSDPVEFEVIKMPKGGGVMMAMYNFNDSIADFARASLAYGLQRNYPVYLSTKNTILKAYDGAFKDIFQEVFDAEYKEQFDAAGITYEHRLIDDMVASAMKWEGGYVWACKNYDGDVQSDTVAQGFGSLGLMTSVLMSPDGKTVEAEAAHGTVTRHYRQHQQGKPTSTNPIASIFAWTGGLKHRGKLDGTPEVTGFAETLEDVVIKTVESGKMTKDLAALVGPDQAWLTTEAFLEALDENLAARLA
- a CDS encoding malate dehydrogenase, which gives rise to MTVPVNVTVTGAAGQIGYALLFRVASGQLLGPDVPVRLRLLEVPQAVKAAEGTAMELEDCAFPLLAGIDIFDDPTAAFDGVNVGLLVGARPRGPGMERSDLLAANGGIFGPQGKAINAGAADDVRILVVGNPANTNALIASAHAPDVPADRFNAMMRLDHNRALAQLALKAGVPVRDVANVIIWGNHSAKQYPDIAHAVVDGKSAVDIVNDDAWVRDTFVPTVAKRGAAVIEARGLSSAASAANAAMAHVNDWVNGTPEGVWTSVAMPSDGSYGVPEGLVCGFPARAKNGAWEIVQGLEIDAYAREKIDVSVAELIEERDAVTELGLL
- a CDS encoding bleomycin resistance protein, which translates into the protein MIHAAEDPALVPELLVTDTAKSIEFWCGLCGFRINYQRAHEGFAYISRGTAHVMLDQRGVGRDWITAPLERPFGRGINLQVTVPNLEPIIVSLREAGYPLFMAPETKWYRVSDVEEAGVQQFLVADPDGYLVRFQAPIDRRPFTGDVHAT
- a CDS encoding glycoside hydrolase family 3 protein — its product is MKRSAIVALALTGALLLAGCTDSSTTRTTISPTASDGIDRGYLDQSLPIATRVDILLGQMTQAEKFGQMTQVEENSLKTGDVASLGLGSVLHGGGSVGGKGDVDAWKSTVVENQHEAVDDTRLGIPILYGVDAVHGFGGMYGATVFPQQIGLGAANDASLMTRIGKATAQEMSAAGIRWDFAPVLAVPSDIRWGRTYEAYSQNPTIVANLGAAYIRGLQSASLSDPSAVLATAKHFIGDGSTVYGSSTQVIDTPYLLDQGNTPADATLLSDTLLPPYKAALEAGAQSVMATYSSWGGQKVHGDAALLTDTLRGKLGFTGFVVSDWAGCDQINPSNYDDAIVQCINAGVDMVMTPYDGAKFLSSLAKAVAGGTISQQRIDQAVSRILTVKFEMDVFANPYPDPAAASLVGSADNRSIARTAVQESQVLLKNDGALPIPATTHTIAVVGNAADDMGMQAGGWTQSWQGSAGTVIPGTTILDGLKKRAGANVTVTAGLPTSGKVDVCVAAVGETPYAEGKGDSTDLALPGLSVLDGLKDRCGSIVLVVVSGRPVIITDALPGVDAVVAAWLPGTAGEGIADTLFGDVPFTGKLPDNWPKDITQVPTAPAGQDYLFPMGYGLSD
- the purU gene encoding formyltetrahydrofolate deformylase, with the protein product MYLWCQDFGPNTTSVVPVSNESTAWVLSLSCPDRAGIVHAVTGVLAEHGGNITESQQFGDPDTGLFFMRVEVACAASRENLESAIGVLGERFSMTWRLDVAGRRMRTIVMVSKAAHCVNDLLFRERAGTLPVDIVAVVGNHATLKNHAEFYEKPFVHIPVTAETKADAEAELLALVERMDVELVVLARYMQILSPELSAALRGKAINIHHSFLPSFKGARPYFQAHDRGVKLIGATAHYVTADLDEGPIIEQDVERVDHTHTPESLTAMGADVERRALAKAVRWHAEHRVLLDGHRTIVFK